The Pseudoalteromonas tunicata genome segment TGCTCAAGCGTATTGGGTAAAGTTAAATCAATGCCTTTGTCGGGGTAAATACCAAGTAAACTAATTACTTGATGAATGTTGTACAGCATAGGTGCTGCAACATCATCACAATAAACTTGATCGCCCGATAAAATCAGTAACTCAGCACCAAACTCACCTGCGTCTCTACTTCTAGCTTGATAATGGTCGGCAGCAACGAGGCCATCTTGACTATCATGGTGAGGGTTACGACATGAACCATGAAGTACTTGGGTAAGATCAGTTGGAATAATAAAGCGCGGTGTTGATGCACCATCATAACAAAATTCACTATGATCAATATCCTCAGCGCTTTGTAATTGATAGCTAATCAGTTGATTGGTTGGAAAACCAGACTCAGAACGTAAACTAAAAAAACGTAAAAATAGCGACTTACCAAGCTCAATACAGGTTTGATCTATGTGGTAATTGTCTAAACCAATTAGCTCAATAGTTAAATCAGCGGGAGTGGTTGTCGCAACGCTGATACAAATAGCATGAGGCTCAGCGCGGCGGATCTGCGGACCTAACAGTAAAAACGGTAACGAGAGCGCCGCAGATAACATGTTCAAAAGTTAACTTCTGGCAGCCAACTGAAACAAGTTATAAAAATTAGCCGTTGTGGCACTGGCCAATTGTTGATAACTCAATCCTTTTAAGTCTGCGATAAAATAAGCAACATCTTGTACATAAGCAGGTTGATTGGTTTTGCCACGATGGGGGACAGGGCTTAGATATGGCGAATCAGTTTCAATTAATAAGCGATCTAATGGGATTTGTTTTACCACATCGCGCAATTCAACTGCATTTTTAAAAGTGGCAATGCCTGAAATTGAAATATAAAAACCTAAATCAATCGCCGCTTTTGCCATTTGCCAATCTTCAGTAAAGCAGTGTAATACTCCACCTACCTCATCGGCTTTATGGCTTTTTAATAATGATAACGTATCTTGACGTGCATCTCGGGTATGAACAATCAATGGCTTATTAAGCTCACGTGCTACTTCAATATGACCAACAAATGAATCTAGCTGGACTTGTTTTGTATCTGCACTGTAAAAATAATCAAGCCCAGTTTCACCTATCGCAACTACTTTTGGATCTACAGCGAGCTTTAACAGCAATTCTTTATCGAGCGCATCTTTTTGATCAAGAGGGTGAACCCCACAAGAGGCCGAAACGTCAGGATAATGGGCAATTTTTGCTAACATGTCAGGAAATTGCTGCAAAGTAACCGAAACACATAAAAAATGTTCGACTTGTTTTTGTCTGGCTTGTTCGAGAACTTGATCGAGGTTTAAATCAAGTTTGTCAAAATCGAGTCTATCGAGATGACAATGAGAATCTACTATCACAATATCTACTTACTACATAGTGTAGGTCACATCGCCCGAATTGAGCATGCCACCTAAAATTCGTTCTATTTTATCACGTAACAGATGCTTATCGTCGATAAAACCAATACCAATACCTGGTGGATTCGCATTTTGACTACCTTGCGGAGTGAGCCATACTACGGAACCTGTCACTACATCTTCTTCAAGAGCATCAGGCAAAGTCACGCGCAGTGCCATGGGTTGGCCCATTTCGTAATGCATATTAGTACGAACAAATAAACCACCGTTTTTTAAATACGGCATGTACGATTTATATAGTTCACGTAAATCTTCAAAATCAATTAACAGTTCTTGCAAAATACACCCTAACGTTTCAATTGCTGCTGTAAAGCAAACACTAAATCACTGACTGCCAGTGGAAAATTTAACCCCAAAACTTGTTTTACCGCTTGTTGAAAATTCAATAAATGCTGTAAACAAATTTGGTAAGCCTTAAAATCGAGTTGTTGTTTGAGTAAGGCTTGTTTTACATAATCACAAACGAAGATATAAAACACGCTGCTATATTCTGATTTTTGTTGCAAAATATCAACAAGTAACTGTGCCGAGATGCCATTTTTTAGTTGTTGGACTAATTCATACAGATTAGTAAGAATAGTGTGATCTTCATTTTGCTGCCATTTTAATAATAATAAAGGCTGATGTAGGAACAGATGTTGCCAGCTTTGCCAATCAATTTTAGAGTCGGTTTCAGCCATCCATTGCTCGACTAATTGCGCATCATCAACACTTAATGTCACTTGACTGCAGCGGCTAAGCACAGTGGCAGGCAAGCGCTCAGCTTGCGCTGATACTAAAATTAGAAATCGGTTGTTTGCAGGCTCTTCTAATGTTTTTAGCAACGCATTAGCTGCTGCGGTAGTCATTAAATCTGCATCATTCACAACCACGACTTTTGCACCGCGTTGTCCTGCTGACGTTTGGCAGAAATCAGCAATTTTTCGTACTTCATCGACACCAATCGTCTTTTGTTCATGGCCTAAAACTAAATAATCAGGATGACTCTGCGCTGCAAGTAAATGACATGATTTACATTGACCACATGCTGTTAGATTCTGCTGATTTGGGCACAGCAATGCACCAGCAAGATGCACAGCCATGGTTTGTTTACCAATCCCTTGTACACCTTGTAACAGCAGCGCATGATGCAATTTCTTATTTTGAGAAGCATCTGCCAACATCTGATGCGAAGCACCAAGCCAAGGGTAAATCATTTTCCTTGCTCAACTAAAAACGCTGTCAGTACTGCGCGTATATCTTGATGCACTGCACTTATTTCTTGACCTGCCTGCACTACTTTAATGCTAGGATCGCTTGCTGCTATGGCTAAATATTGCGCCCGTGTTCGTTCAAAAAAGCTCAATTGCTCTTGCTCGATGCGATCGAGTGCACCCCGACCCGCTGCGCGCGCTAAGCCTACGGCAGGATCTATATCAAGGTAAATGGTTAAATCCGGTTTTAAACCTTTCAGTACGATGTTACTGAGCGCATTTAATGTACTGCTATCAAGCTCACGACCACCTCCTTGATATGCAAGCGATGATAAGTTGTGACGATCGCCTAATACCCACTGACCATTTGCCAGCGCAGGTCGAATTACATTGGTGAGTAACTGAGCTCTAGCAGCATACATAATGAGTAATTCAGCCTCTGCACTCATGATTTCTTGATGTGTTGCCTTCACTAAATTACGTAACGACTCAGCTAAAGGGGTACCACCTGGCTCGCGGGTATTAACAAAGTTAACCTGATGTGCCTTTAAAATTTCTTGGCACAAGGCAATCGCCGTTGATTTTCCTGCACCTTCTAAACCTTCAATTACAATAAACTTTGCTGTCATATTACTTCTTTAATTGGTATTTACGCACAGCAGC includes the following:
- a CDS encoding TatD family hydrolase, which translates into the protein MIVDSHCHLDRLDFDKLDLNLDQVLEQARQKQVEHFLCVSVTLQQFPDMLAKIAHYPDVSASCGVHPLDQKDALDKELLLKLAVDPKVVAIGETGLDYFYSADTKQVQLDSFVGHIEVARELNKPLIVHTRDARQDTLSLLKSHKADEVGGVLHCFTEDWQMAKAAIDLGFYISISGIATFKNAVELRDVVKQIPLDRLLIETDSPYLSPVPHRGKTNQPAYVQDVAYFIADLKGLSYQQLASATTANFYNLFQLAARS
- a CDS encoding PilZ domain-containing protein; this translates as MQELLIDFEDLRELYKSYMPYLKNGGLFVRTNMHYEMGQPMALRVTLPDALEEDVVTGSVVWLTPQGSQNANPPGIGIGFIDDKHLLRDKIERILGGMLNSGDVTYTM
- the tmk gene encoding dTMP kinase is translated as MTAKFIVIEGLEGAGKSTAIALCQEILKAHQVNFVNTREPGGTPLAESLRNLVKATHQEIMSAEAELLIMYAARAQLLTNVIRPALANGQWVLGDRHNLSSLAYQGGGRELDSSTLNALSNIVLKGLKPDLTIYLDIDPAVGLARAAGRGALDRIEQEQLSFFERTRAQYLAIAASDPSIKVVQAGQEISAVHQDIRAVLTAFLVEQGK
- the holB gene encoding DNA polymerase III subunit delta' yields the protein MIYPWLGASHQMLADASQNKKLHHALLLQGVQGIGKQTMAVHLAGALLCPNQQNLTACGQCKSCHLLAAQSHPDYLVLGHEQKTIGVDEVRKIADFCQTSAGQRGAKVVVVNDADLMTTAAANALLKTLEEPANNRFLILVSAQAERLPATVLSRCSQVTLSVDDAQLVEQWMAETDSKIDWQSWQHLFLHQPLLLLKWQQNEDHTILTNLYELVQQLKNGISAQLLVDILQQKSEYSSVFYIFVCDYVKQALLKQQLDFKAYQICLQHLLNFQQAVKQVLGLNFPLAVSDLVFALQQQLKR